In one Rhopalosiphum padi isolate XX-2018 chromosome 3, ASM2088224v1, whole genome shotgun sequence genomic region, the following are encoded:
- the LOC132924384 gene encoding protein lines-like, which yields MEEQETMNKTLPLAKKQKLNDSEYRLVDLNVDTISLNLTKHCLCQLPETCMLKEVFRVSNVSSWSKERLLNFLSSARLTCDIALKQQSEGTICTSVERLSNYLISNKTGIVNEVVSLLTRTDPYISYAASNALAEIFVCSQNKIDNVWVEELTDLFLRRSPETLCPVIAVFKRVLCWRDSLMNDNEKNIKMPENCVSRKVIFEDDEIEMDDEFGISLVKTKVIEVLQTQWQMIVLKFIRYMSSFDHCTDLNNEQFDHKMGHIAIIEFIKLWTSMVSIKTNLNVMNIKYFYADLGQMLILLRRPKVQPVVWKNIINLFNESLCYTTTLAVQGTMQEEPCMLARELVKVVKTKNMLNNMPFRKGPGEFGGGEEDEGDKKLLQDTVLLILKAVATIIKETKNESSSSDSSSDESEDSEEIDAEMAIIESSVNEVLRKLDTCVKKCMSYLPETPIAQWIVQLFSDRNDVLIESMVCTLDISLVLCYRRNSLPMLRQVLNPTASLVEFLQTSSYNNDLNELLLDLLLGSDTSFLLYIMRMLKFICNRWSEFCLCCDTKLQSTMATLMGLQTSLDQLIKNNLTPYNLNPVLRLLVKCNDLYSGIAVINI from the coding sequence ATGGAAGAACAAGAAACTATGAACAAAACATTGCCACTTGCTAAGAAGCAGAAACTTAATGACAGTGAATATCGTTTGGTAGATTTAAACGTTGATACAATTAGTTTAAACTTGACAAAGCATTGTCTGTGTCAATTACCCGAAACATGCATGCTAAAAGAAGTTTTTAGGGTCTCGAATGTTAGTAGTTGGAGTAAAGAAcggcttttaaattttttaagttcaGCTCGATTAACTTGTGACATTGCTCTCAAACAACAATCAGAAGGCACTATATGTACTAGTGTTGAGCGGTTAAGCAATTACTTGATTTCTAATAAAACAGGTATAGTAAACGAAGTTGTATCTTTACTTACACGAACAGATCCTTACATATCATATGCAGCAAGTAATGCTTTAGCAGAAATATTTGTGTGTTCGcaaaataaaatagacaatGTATGGGTGGAGGAGTTGACAGATTTATTTCTTCGTCGATCTCCGGAAACTTTATGTCCTGTTATAGCAGTTTTTAAACGTGTATTATGTTGGAGAGATTCACTAATGaatgataatgaaaaaaatatcaagatgCCTGAAAATTGTGTTAGCAGAAAAGTTATTTTTGAAGATGATGAAATTGAGATGGACGATGAATTCGGAATAAGCCTAGTTAAAACTAAAGTTATTGAAGTTTTACAAACTCAATGGCAAATGAtagtattgaaatttattaggtatatgtcaTCTTTTGACCACTGTACAGATCTTAATAATGAGCAATTCGATCATAAAATGGGTCATATtgctattatagaatttatcaAGTTATGGACATCCATGGTTTCTATTAAAACTAATCTGAATGTTATGaacattaaatacttttatgcaGATTTAGGACAAATGCTTATTCTTTTGAGGCGGCCAAAAGTCCAACCAGTAGTTTggaagaatattattaatcttttcAATGAAAGTTTGTGTTACACTACTACATTGGCTGTACAAGGTACCATGCAAGAAGAACCTTGTATGTTAGCTAGAGAATTGGTCAAGGTtgtcaaaactaaaaatatgttgaataaCATGCCGTTTAGAAAAGGTCCTGGAGAATTTGGAGGAGGAGAAGAAGATGAAggagataaaaaattattacaagacacagtcttattaattttaaaagcagtGGCTACAATCATCAAGGAAACAAAAAATGAATCATCATCCAGTGATTCTTCGTCTGATGAATCGGAAGATTCTGAAGAAATAGATGCTGAGATGGCAATAATTGAAAGTAGTGTCAATGAAGTTTTACGGAAGCTTGACACATGTGTTAAGAAGTGTATGTCTTATCTACCCGAAACTCCAATTGCACAGTGGATTGTACAGTTATTTTCTGATCGCAACGATGTACTTATTGAGAGTATGGTTTGTACCCTTGATATTTCACTGGTATTATGTTATCGTCGTAACTCTTTACCGATGTTACGTCAAGTGCTAAATCCCACTGCTAGTTTAGTTGAATTCCTACAAACATCatcttataataatgatttaaatgaaTTGTTATTAGATTTATTGTTGGGTAGTGACACTAGTTTTCTGTTGTATATTATGCGAATGTTGAAATTCATTTGCAATAGGTGGTCAGAGTTTTGTCTTTGTTGTGATACAAAACTGCAAAGCACAATGGCTACATTGATGGGCTTACAGACAAGTCTTGATcaactcattaaaaataatttaactcctTACAATCTTAATCCAGTATTAAGGTTGTTagttaaatgtaatgatttgtATTCGGGTATAGctgtaataaacatttaa